A window from Candidatus Saganbacteria bacterium encodes these proteins:
- a CDS encoding phosphoribosylglycinamide formyltransferase, with the protein MNLGVLVSGNGSNLQAIIDSKVASVKVVISDKKSAYALERAKKAGIEAVFINPKDFAEKNTYELEVVKVLKKHNVDLVCLAGYMKIVGEALLSNYQGKMINIHPALLPSFPGLHGQKQAFDHGVKVSGATVHFVDSGCDTGPIILQAAVPVLDNDTEETLSARILSLEHKIYPQAIKLYAEGRLKIEGRKVHIEPAAERRG; encoded by the coding sequence ATGAATCTCGGTGTATTGGTATCTGGCAATGGTTCCAATCTTCAAGCGATAATTGATTCAAAAGTCGCCTCCGTCAAAGTTGTGATCTCCGATAAAAAATCAGCCTATGCGCTCGAGCGCGCAAAAAAAGCCGGCATCGAAGCTGTGTTCATAAATCCTAAAGATTTCGCCGAAAAAAATACCTATGAACTCGAGGTTGTAAAAGTATTAAAGAAACACAATGTCGATCTTGTTTGTCTTGCAGGCTATATGAAAATAGTAGGCGAGGCCCTTCTTTCGAATTATCAGGGCAAAATGATTAATATCCATCCGGCTCTATTGCCGTCATTTCCCGGACTTCATGGCCAAAAACAAGCATTCGACCATGGAGTAAAAGTATCGGGCGCTACTGTCCATTTTGTCGATTCAGGATGCGACACAGGACCTATTATTCTGCAGGCAGCTGTCCCAGTATTAGATAACGATACTGAAGAAACATTATCTGCTAGAATACTCTCACTAGAACACAAAATTTATCCTCAAGCGATAAAATTGTATGCTGAGGGGAGATTAAAAATTGAGGGCCGAAAGGTACATATAGAACCTGCGGCTGAACGCCGCGGTTAA
- a CDS encoding phosphoribosylformylglycinamidine cyclo-ligase gives MTSPTYKNSGVNIESGYEVMNRAKKAARLTRIPGVIGDIGLFGGCFQINKNQVLVSGTDGVGTKLKLAFDMGRHDTVGIDLVAMNADDVVTCGAKPLFFLDYIGCHKVDPKILGEVLLGIAEGCKQAGCALIGGETAELSDMYKAGEYDLAGFAVGVVDKKNLIDGSKVKEGDVILGLGSSGLHSNGFTLARNIVFNIAKLKVNSKVEGLSRSIGEELLTPTRIYARSLLKLLDKVKVRAIAHITGGGLPENVARVVPKGLSAQIERSSWKPNPIFKVLQKLGDVSDNEMLKAFNMGIGMIVVVAKKDAKKASIILSKSGEKVFVIGRIKNGKDKVEIL, from the coding sequence ATGACCTCACCAACCTATAAAAATTCTGGAGTAAATATCGAATCCGGATACGAGGTAATGAACCGCGCAAAGAAAGCCGCTCGACTAACGAGGATACCAGGCGTCATTGGAGACATCGGTCTTTTTGGCGGATGTTTCCAGATAAACAAAAATCAAGTATTGGTTTCAGGAACCGATGGCGTAGGGACTAAACTCAAACTCGCATTCGATATGGGACGGCATGACACAGTTGGGATCGACCTTGTTGCTATGAATGCCGATGATGTTGTCACATGCGGGGCAAAACCCCTCTTCTTTTTAGATTATATTGGATGCCACAAAGTTGATCCGAAGATCTTAGGCGAAGTTCTTTTAGGGATTGCAGAAGGGTGTAAGCAAGCCGGTTGTGCATTGATAGGCGGGGAAACTGCCGAGCTTTCCGATATGTATAAAGCAGGGGAATATGATCTGGCAGGGTTTGCGGTCGGCGTTGTCGATAAGAAAAATCTGATCGATGGATCCAAAGTTAAAGAAGGCGACGTTATTTTAGGTCTTGGGTCATCGGGCCTTCACAGCAACGGTTTTACTCTTGCTCGAAATATAGTATTTAATATCGCAAAACTGAAAGTCAATTCAAAAGTCGAAGGGCTTTCCAGATCAATTGGTGAAGAATTGTTGACCCCAACAAGAATTTACGCAAGATCATTATTGAAACTGCTGGATAAAGTAAAAGTAAGAGCTATTGCCCATATTACGGGCGGCGGACTTCCCGAAAATGTCGCACGGGTTGTTCCAAAAGGTCTAAGTGCGCAAATTGAACGAAGCTCTTGGAAGCCGAATCCTATATTTAAAGTATTACAAAAACTAGGAGATGTATCGGACAACGAAATGCTTAAGGCTTTTAATATGGGGATCGGGATGATAGTGGTTGTCGCCAAAAAAGACGCGAAAAAAGCATCGATCATCCTTTCAAAATCCGGCGAGAAAGTATTTGTCATAGGCCGGATAAAGAATGGAAAGGATAAGGTTGAAATATTGTGA